A stretch of the Haloarcula ordinaria genome encodes the following:
- a CDS encoding type II toxin-antitoxin system RelE family toxin translates to MTSDEWTWKFTTRAADQFDSLDPHVQDRIVSKLDEIVESEWREPDDFLEPLTGGPFSKLRVGQYRLACTLDRSGSVLEVHRIEHRSGAYTADDD, encoded by the coding sequence ATGACGAGTGACGAGTGGACGTGGAAGTTCACGACGAGGGCGGCCGACCAGTTCGATTCCCTCGACCCGCACGTACAGGACCGAATTGTCTCGAAGTTAGATGAGATCGTCGAGTCAGAATGGCGCGAACCCGACGATTTTCTCGAACCGCTAACTGGTGGTCCATTCTCGAAACTCCGAGTCGGGCAGTATCGACTCGCCTGTACACTCGACCGGAGCGGATCGGTACTGGAAGTTCATCGCATCGAACACCGAAGCGGTGCCTACACTGCTGACGACGATTAG
- a CDS encoding amphi-Trp domain-containing protein: protein MSRDDYGNELTAGREEIASILSGVAEGIRTGTVRLGDSPDAVTVETPDELTLEIELETEDDEMSLELELEWTVSSDVSPVSSPDVTPEGEDEETSRLGATDVAQSLARFEVYRARDEEWRWRLRHRNGNIIATSGQGYTRKHNALKGFRSVIANSADATIVEET from the coding sequence GTGTCCCGAGACGACTACGGAAATGAACTGACAGCCGGTCGGGAGGAGATTGCATCCATACTAAGCGGTGTGGCGGAGGGAATTCGCACAGGAACCGTTCGGTTAGGCGATAGCCCGGATGCCGTGACTGTCGAGACGCCAGACGAACTCACGCTGGAAATCGAACTCGAAACCGAAGACGACGAGATGAGTCTGGAACTGGAGCTGGAGTGGACCGTATCGAGTGACGTGTCTCCTGTTTCGTCCCCCGACGTTACTCCCGAGGGTGAGGACGAGGAGACCTCCCGTTTGGGAGCTACCGATGTAGCACAATCACTGGCTCGATTCGAAGTCTACCGGGCCCGAGATGAGGAATGGCGCTGGCGACTCCGCCATCGAAACGGGAACATCATTGCGACCAGTGGCCAGGGGTACACCCGAAAACACAACGCCCTGAAGGGCTTCCGGAGTGTGATAGCGAATTCGGCAGACGCAACAATAGTTGAAGAGACATGA
- the tuf gene encoding translation elongation factor EF-1 subunit alpha encodes MSDEQHQNLAIIGHVDHGKSTLVGRLLYETGSVPEHVIEQHKEEAEEKGKGGFEFAYVMDNLAEERERGVTIDIAHQEFTTDTYDFTIVDCPGHRDFVKNMITGASQADNAVLVVAADDGVQPQTQEHVFLARTLGIGELIVAVNKMDLVDYNESDYKQTVEEVKELLNQVRFNTDDAEFIPISAFEGDNIAEASDNTGWYDGEILLEALNNLPAPEPPTDAPLRLPIQDVYTISGIGTVPVGRVETGILNTGDNVSFQPSDVAGEVKTVEMHHEEVPKAEPGDNVGFNVRGVGKDDIRRGDVCGPADDPPSVAETFQAQIVVMQHPSVITEGYTPVFHAHTAQVACTVESIDKKIDPSSGEVAEENPDFIQNGDAAVVTIRPQKPLSIEPSGEIPELGSFAIRDMGQTIAAGKVLSVNER; translated from the coding sequence ATGAGCGACGAACAACACCAGAACCTGGCCATCATCGGCCACGTCGACCACGGGAAGAGCACGCTCGTCGGCCGACTCCTGTACGAGACAGGATCGGTACCGGAGCACGTCATCGAACAGCACAAGGAAGAGGCCGAGGAGAAGGGCAAGGGCGGCTTCGAGTTCGCCTACGTCATGGACAACCTCGCCGAAGAGCGAGAGCGCGGTGTCACCATCGACATCGCCCACCAGGAGTTCACCACGGACACCTACGACTTCACCATCGTCGACTGTCCCGGCCACCGCGACTTCGTGAAGAACATGATCACGGGCGCGAGCCAGGCCGACAACGCCGTCCTCGTCGTCGCCGCCGACGACGGTGTCCAGCCGCAGACCCAGGAGCACGTCTTCCTGGCCCGCACCCTGGGCATCGGCGAACTCATCGTCGCCGTCAACAAGATGGACCTCGTCGACTACAACGAATCCGACTACAAGCAGACCGTCGAGGAGGTCAAAGAGCTCCTCAACCAGGTCCGCTTCAACACCGACGACGCCGAGTTCATCCCGATCTCGGCCTTCGAGGGCGACAACATCGCCGAAGCGTCCGACAACACCGGTTGGTACGACGGCGAGATCCTCCTCGAGGCACTCAACAACCTGCCGGCTCCGGAGCCGCCGACGGACGCGCCGCTCCGCCTGCCGATCCAGGACGTCTACACAATCTCCGGCATCGGGACGGTCCCCGTCGGCCGCGTCGAGACGGGCATCCTCAACACCGGCGACAACGTCAGCTTCCAGCCGTCCGACGTCGCTGGTGAGGTCAAGACCGTCGAGATGCACCACGAGGAAGTCCCGAAGGCCGAGCCCGGTGACAACGTCGGGTTCAACGTCCGTGGCGTCGGCAAGGACGACATCCGCCGCGGCGACGTCTGTGGCCCCGCCGACGACCCGCCGTCGGTCGCCGAGACGTTCCAGGCCCAGATCGTCGTGATGCAGCACCCGTCGGTCATCACCGAGGGCTACACCCCGGTCTTCCACGCGCACACCGCACAGGTCGCGTGTACCGTCGAGTCCATCGACAAGAAGATCGACCCGTCCTCCGGCGAGGTCGCCGAGGAGAACCCGGACTTCATCCAGAACGGCGACGCAGCGGTCGTCACCATCCGCCCGCAGAAGCCGCTCAGCATCGAGCCGTCCGGCGAGATTCCGGAGCTGGGTTCCTTCGCCATCCGCGACATGGGTCAGACCATCGCCGCCGGCAAGGTCCTCAGCGTCAACGAGCGATAA
- a CDS encoding DUF7501 family protein yields MKSDNSHPPRDSTEWDTPDLCPFCGTALRDGGAGFMEHIETADTCRERFGAWLENISGDMGSTWTG; encoded by the coding sequence ATGAAATCAGACAACTCACACCCACCGCGAGATTCCACGGAGTGGGATACCCCCGACCTCTGTCCGTTCTGTGGCACGGCCTTGCGAGACGGGGGAGCCGGATTCATGGAACACATCGAGACAGCGGATACGTGTCGGGAACGGTTTGGGGCGTGGTTGGAGAACATCAGTGGCGATATGGGGAGTACGTGGACGGGATAA
- a CDS encoding ribbon-helix-helix domain-containing protein translates to MSDADTTAGDDGPEMVQINLRLSKAFLEDIDTTWKEEGFNSRNEFLRYAARDAVKHPEFSREGWKQIAASEHELRSGDAELVSREEVVEMMDRDEDDE, encoded by the coding sequence ATGTCTGATGCAGATACCACGGCTGGCGACGACGGGCCAGAGATGGTCCAAATCAACCTCCGGTTGAGCAAGGCGTTTCTCGAAGATATCGACACGACGTGGAAAGAGGAAGGATTCAACTCTCGGAATGAGTTCCTCCGATACGCAGCACGCGACGCGGTGAAGCACCCCGAATTTTCTCGCGAGGGATGGAAACAGATTGCTGCCAGTGAACACGAGCTGCGGTCTGGCGACGCAGAGTTAGTGTCGCGTGAGGAAGTCGTCGAGATGATGGATCGAGACGAAGATGACGAGTGA
- a CDS encoding SWIM zinc finger family protein: MQDSTTTADKRIVEELNYGSKTAKRVGWEAWEFSVEAPHLVRVTNASYGCEKDDHSYLVGVEDRDGLLVPAECECPADKYNEEYDCKHKVALATIGGPVVLQTAVDCPTPTVDGEGADSKTLVERLRADGGVIVEEQREDGAGVIEAEHGCPNGEKWCSGPGADSLPCFACFQSTEGE, encoded by the coding sequence ATGCAAGATAGCACGACTACGGCTGATAAACGCATCGTTGAGGAACTAAACTACGGCTCGAAGACTGCGAAACGCGTTGGATGGGAAGCGTGGGAGTTCAGCGTAGAAGCGCCCCATCTCGTTCGGGTGACGAATGCGAGTTACGGGTGTGAGAAAGACGACCACTCGTACCTCGTTGGTGTCGAAGACCGCGACGGACTTCTCGTTCCTGCCGAATGTGAGTGTCCGGCTGACAAGTATAACGAGGAGTACGACTGCAAGCACAAGGTCGCGCTCGCTACAATCGGCGGCCCGGTCGTTCTGCAAACGGCTGTGGACTGTCCAACCCCCACCGTGGACGGCGAAGGAGCGGACTCCAAGACGCTTGTGGAGCGCTTGCGTGCTGACGGCGGTGTGATTGTCGAGGAACAACGCGAGGACGGCGCGGGCGTCATCGAAGCCGAACACGGGTGTCCGAACGGCGAGAAGTGGTGTTCGGGGCCGGGTGCTGATTCACTCCCCTGCTTTGCGTGCTTCCAGTCCACGGAGGGCGAATAA
- a CDS encoding DUF433 domain-containing protein, translated as MAERESRRIAHELLSEPHITGRRISVRQVYALVEERDVDPEAVADRYDLDVADVYHALAYYHDHPREMSDVEAEREEAIESFRESIDRPEGVEPDTA; from the coding sequence ATGGCCGAGCGCGAGTCGCGGCGGATCGCCCACGAGTTACTGAGCGAACCCCACATCACCGGGCGGCGTATCAGCGTCCGCCAGGTGTACGCGCTCGTCGAGGAACGAGATGTCGATCCTGAAGCTGTCGCCGACCGGTACGACCTCGACGTGGCTGACGTCTACCACGCCCTTGCGTACTACCACGATCACCCACGGGAGATGAGCGACGTCGAAGCCGAGCGTGAGGAGGCTATCGAATCGTTCCGAGAGTCGATCGACCGCCCCGAGGGTGTCGAACCCGACACAGCCTGA
- a CDS encoding SHOCT domain-containing protein, protein MGESDNDDSEDGYSEMENVAGVDLENARPIGILGLILTVPLTFYLLVFGLIELNLGLIAFAGIPAIGMGLSYMYSVSEKRWMDSWIMTAGADAEELEHAGEGSTTEDNVKSICRECRTEISPNVKRCPNCGWKPKKRGGLWWGTTAVMSLNPIGWAMGAKGASDNIKASKGVSKEVPANETDGTEEEVEVSSESDPTDTLERLNELRNQGAITEAEFERKKKELLDRI, encoded by the coding sequence GTGGGCGAGTCGGATAACGATGATTCAGAGGATGGGTATAGTGAAATGGAAAATGTCGCAGGAGTGGACTTAGAGAATGCGCGCCCTATCGGGATACTTGGGTTAATACTCACAGTCCCACTCACGTTTTATCTCTTGGTGTTTGGACTGATAGAATTGAATCTTGGATTGATTGCCTTTGCTGGGATTCCTGCAATCGGGATGGGGCTTTCATATATGTATAGTGTATCGGAAAAGCGCTGGATGGATTCGTGGATTATGACTGCAGGGGCAGACGCAGAGGAGTTAGAACACGCAGGCGAAGGCAGTACCACGGAAGATAACGTGAAATCTATCTGCCGAGAGTGCCGTACAGAAATCTCACCAAATGTGAAGCGGTGTCCAAACTGCGGATGGAAACCCAAGAAGCGCGGAGGGTTGTGGTGGGGAACAACGGCTGTGATGAGCCTCAATCCGATTGGGTGGGCTATGGGAGCGAAAGGTGCCTCCGACAATATCAAGGCATCAAAGGGAGTCTCAAAGGAGGTTCCAGCAAACGAGACGGATGGTACAGAGGAAGAAGTCGAAGTATCCTCTGAATCCGACCCTACAGATACGCTTGAACGACTGAACGAACTCCGAAACCAGGGTGCGATTACGGAGGCCGAATTTGAGAGGAAAAAGAAAGAACTGCTTGACCGAATCTGA
- a CDS encoding inorganic phosphate transporter, with protein sequence MVSTLVVVGLLVAAFVGFNIGGSSTGVAFGPAVGSRLLRKVTAAALFSLFAFLGAWTVGRNVIATMSDGIIPAAQFSPTAAVGVLFFTGLSLLVSNLYGVPASTSMTAVGAIVGLGLATDSLNEALMFTIISAWIVAPLLGFVAGAIVGRYLYPQLEVRLSFTRFERHLVQLDRSGRVPRLRLNTNAAPRDLVGSLLVIVIACYMGFSAGASNAANAVAPLVGNGSITLEQGIVLAVAAIGLGGFTIARRTLATVSDGITDLPILAALVVSSIGATIITVLSYLGIPASLAVSTTCCIIGLGWGRASRAVTLAEIATPSVEGDLGAGLTTGALAASTDSDDPPLSPTVGDLASSMAGERPGRRDRDTAVPPIGEEHVDELSAESLFDRAATRRIVILWILAPSLSVVSSYLLFALVL encoded by the coding sequence ATGGTATCGACACTGGTTGTCGTAGGGTTGCTCGTGGCTGCGTTCGTCGGGTTCAATATCGGTGGGTCGTCGACCGGGGTGGCCTTCGGGCCGGCCGTCGGGAGTCGTCTCCTCAGGAAAGTCACTGCCGCAGCCCTGTTCTCACTGTTCGCGTTTCTGGGTGCGTGGACGGTCGGTCGGAACGTCATTGCCACCATGAGTGACGGCATCATTCCGGCGGCGCAGTTCTCGCCGACTGCTGCCGTCGGTGTCCTGTTTTTCACTGGTCTGTCGCTCTTGGTCTCGAACCTCTACGGGGTTCCCGCCTCGACATCGATGACTGCAGTCGGTGCCATCGTCGGGCTCGGTCTCGCGACGGATTCGCTCAACGAGGCGTTGATGTTCACAATTATCTCCGCATGGATCGTTGCGCCACTGCTCGGGTTCGTGGCTGGTGCCATCGTCGGGCGGTATCTGTACCCTCAGTTAGAAGTTCGCCTGTCGTTTACGCGCTTCGAGCGGCACCTTGTCCAACTCGACCGATCGGGCAGGGTTCCGCGCCTACGGCTCAATACGAACGCTGCCCCACGCGACCTCGTCGGTTCGCTTCTGGTCATCGTAATCGCGTGCTACATGGGGTTCAGTGCAGGGGCGTCGAACGCCGCGAATGCGGTCGCACCGCTCGTCGGGAATGGGTCGATTACCCTCGAGCAAGGCATCGTGCTCGCCGTCGCTGCCATCGGCCTCGGAGGGTTCACGATCGCCCGACGGACGCTCGCGACGGTCAGTGACGGCATCACCGATCTCCCCATCTTGGCCGCACTCGTCGTCTCGAGCATCGGAGCGACTATCATCACTGTTCTCTCGTATCTCGGTATTCCGGCGAGCCTCGCGGTGAGCACGACCTGCTGTATTATCGGACTCGGCTGGGGCCGAGCGAGTCGTGCTGTCACGCTCGCAGAGATCGCAACCCCATCTGTCGAGGGTGATCTGGGTGCAGGCCTCACCACGGGTGCGCTGGCCGCGTCGACGGATTCGGATGACCCACCGTTGAGCCCGACAGTCGGCGACTTGGCGAGCAGTATGGCTGGCGAGCGACCGGGTCGACGGGACAGAGACACAGCGGTTCCCCCGATCGGGGAGGAACACGTCGATGAACTCAGCGCAGAGAGTTTGTTCGATCGAGCTGCCACACGCCGAATCGTCATCCTCTGGATTCTCGCGCCATCGCTCTCGGTCGTCAGCTCCTATCTCCTCTTTGCCTTGGTACTGTAG
- a CDS encoding DpnII family type II restriction endonuclease, translating to MPIRQHRPQTDEFVDEFQETIVPSAIPSTEFIDWSGIEDEIENYEVQIDAILDLEDVSEDKFVEGLADALMAADDTRKWIDFYFEILGERGNKYSALEGVWKFYDIQRAIDSGDRQAARDLADILQEIGLQYVVDKADVRDHYRGMLVGMESHARKNRQGECFEDLVGEQIAEIADRLNNAGYSVEMDDEYTTEYNDESGQKKTVDFALFEDGNLRLVVEANAYKVGGSKPSEIRRSYNHVAQRMRNDDVAFVWITDGQGWEKSLTNVLRESYNDITDLYNLHQAETQLPEDVERFLETKEV from the coding sequence ATGCCTATTCGTCAGCATCGTCCCCAAACGGACGAGTTCGTAGATGAGTTTCAAGAAACTATTGTCCCCTCCGCTATCCCTTCGACAGAGTTCATTGACTGGAGCGGGATTGAGGACGAAATCGAAAACTACGAAGTTCAGATTGATGCGATTCTTGACCTCGAAGATGTTTCCGAAGATAAGTTTGTGGAAGGGCTTGCAGATGCTTTGATGGCCGCCGATGATACTCGAAAATGGATTGATTTCTACTTCGAGATTCTCGGGGAGCGAGGCAACAAATACAGCGCCCTCGAAGGTGTCTGGAAGTTCTACGATATTCAACGCGCTATCGACTCCGGTGACAGACAAGCCGCTCGTGACTTGGCTGACATACTCCAAGAAATTGGCCTCCAATACGTCGTGGACAAAGCAGATGTTCGTGACCACTATCGGGGGATGCTCGTGGGGATGGAATCTCACGCCCGGAAAAACCGGCAGGGAGAGTGCTTCGAGGATTTAGTGGGTGAGCAGATAGCCGAAATTGCTGACCGACTCAATAACGCCGGATACTCCGTCGAAATGGACGATGAATACACGACCGAGTACAACGACGAATCAGGGCAGAAGAAGACCGTGGACTTCGCGCTGTTCGAGGACGGTAATCTCCGGCTCGTCGTGGAAGCGAACGCCTACAAAGTCGGTGGAAGCAAGCCCTCCGAGATACGCCGTTCGTACAACCACGTCGCTCAACGGATGCGAAACGACGACGTGGCGTTCGTCTGGATTACCGATGGACAGGGATGGGAGAAGTCACTCACCAACGTACTGCGCGAGAGTTATAACGATATAACCGACCTCTACAACCTCCATCAAGCAGAAACCCAACTTCCCGAAGACGTGGAAAGGTTCTTAGAGACGAAAGAAGTGTAG
- a CDS encoding DNA adenine methylase codes for MVSPILKWAGGKRQLLDELYSRFPNSYAHYHEPFFGGGALFFDLEPSNGSINDTNDRLINFYEHVRDRPEELIDTLRSFDDPESDPDPDRRFSDTNRKGKEIKNYYYQQRELFNNRPYDDDYDELEEAALLLYLNRTCYNGLYRENSSGGFNVPIGRYSNPDWVRAEEIRKASHVLEDTEIRNTGFEYILEVAEEDDLVYFDPPYEPMSPTAYFTDYSAEGFGKEDQEQLRDVAQKLDERGVNVILSNSGVMYEMYDEAGFYVEVEGATRAINSDAENRDEVDEVIATNVPPKERRRAGQQGLADF; via the coding sequence ATGGTCAGCCCAATTCTGAAGTGGGCCGGTGGAAAACGGCAACTCCTCGATGAACTATACAGCCGGTTCCCTAACTCCTACGCGCATTATCACGAACCCTTCTTCGGAGGTGGGGCACTATTCTTCGACCTTGAGCCGTCCAATGGCTCAATCAACGACACGAACGACCGGCTCATCAACTTCTACGAACACGTACGCGACCGACCAGAGGAACTAATCGACACTCTCCGTTCTTTCGACGACCCTGAATCTGACCCCGACCCTGACCGTCGATTTTCGGATACCAACCGGAAAGGAAAGGAGATTAAGAACTACTACTACCAGCAACGAGAGTTATTCAATAACCGCCCCTACGACGACGATTACGATGAACTCGAAGAAGCGGCCCTACTCCTCTACCTGAACCGGACGTGCTACAACGGGCTTTACCGTGAGAATAGTAGTGGAGGCTTCAACGTACCCATCGGGCGATACAGTAATCCGGATTGGGTTCGAGCCGAAGAAATCCGAAAGGCCAGCCACGTCCTCGAAGATACAGAAATTCGGAATACCGGATTCGAGTACATCTTAGAGGTGGCTGAGGAAGACGACTTGGTGTACTTTGACCCGCCGTATGAGCCGATGAGTCCGACGGCCTACTTCACAGATTACAGCGCCGAAGGGTTCGGGAAAGAAGACCAAGAACAACTCCGCGATGTTGCTCAGAAACTCGATGAAAGGGGCGTGAACGTCATCCTCAGCAACAGCGGGGTGATGTACGAGATGTACGATGAAGCAGGATTCTACGTGGAAGTGGAAGGCGCGACACGGGCCATCAATAGTGACGCGGAGAATCGAGATGAGGTAGATGAAGTCATCGCCACGAACGTTCCGCCAAAAGAGCGGCGTCGAGCAGGACAGCAGGGACTCGCAGACTTCTAA
- the rpsJ gene encoding 30S ribosomal protein S10 translates to MAQQARVRLAGTSPEDLDDICADVREIASKTGVELSGPVPLPTKTLEVPTRKSPDGEGTATWEHWEMRVHKRLIDIDADERALRQLMRIQVPNDVSIEIVLED, encoded by the coding sequence ATGGCCCAGCAGGCACGCGTTCGGCTCGCGGGGACCAGCCCCGAGGACCTCGACGACATCTGCGCCGACGTGCGGGAGATCGCGAGCAAGACGGGCGTCGAACTGTCCGGCCCCGTCCCGCTCCCCACGAAGACGCTGGAAGTCCCCACCCGCAAGTCCCCCGACGGTGAGGGGACCGCGACGTGGGAACACTGGGAGATGCGCGTCCACAAGCGCCTCATCGACATCGACGCCGACGAACGGGCGCTGCGCCAGCTGATGCGCATCCAGGTTCCCAACGACGTCTCCATCGAGATCGTCCTCGAGGACTGA
- a CDS encoding transcriptional regulator: MTADRDEDSGKFTEQYPREAFLQAVNSLDNATTARVADEVGCSYDLAYRRLKDLEKEGDVTRTEIGSSFVWSQ, translated from the coding sequence GTGACTGCTGACCGCGATGAGGACTCGGGAAAGTTCACGGAGCAATATCCCCGCGAGGCGTTTCTTCAAGCGGTCAATTCACTTGATAATGCAACGACGGCACGGGTGGCAGATGAAGTCGGTTGCTCGTATGATTTGGCCTACAGACGGTTGAAAGATTTAGAAAAAGAAGGAGATGTGACCCGAACGGAAATTGGGTCGTCTTTCGTCTGGTCGCAATAA
- a CDS encoding cupin domain-containing protein, which produces MNECSDESLSTEHNLHTHPPNELFYVLEGTMTLYVDGQSHQLTPGETGFVPANQPHGFRVTGDDPLHVLAIFVPAGMGDFFREVGTSVETREIPKYRGPTEEDLERMMAASPKYEMKRLGPLPPAM; this is translated from the coding sequence ATGAACGAGTGTTCCGACGAATCGCTCAGTACAGAGCACAACCTCCACACGCACCCGCCGAATGAACTGTTTTACGTCCTTGAGGGAACGATGACGCTGTATGTAGACGGGCAGTCGCATCAGTTGACGCCGGGTGAAACCGGATTCGTTCCAGCCAATCAGCCGCACGGGTTTCGCGTCACCGGTGATGACCCTCTCCACGTCCTCGCTATCTTTGTACCCGCCGGAATGGGGGACTTCTTCCGGGAGGTCGGAACCTCCGTTGAGACGAGAGAGATCCCCAAGTATCGCGGCCCGACAGAAGAGGACCTCGAACGCATGATGGCCGCCAGCCCGAAATATGAGATGAAGAGACTTGGCCCGCTCCCACCCGCTATGTGA
- a CDS encoding DUF5615 family PIN-like protein: MSEWVFLLDENIDPKVATYLEKEALDATHVRDTLGQGADDEADVLPYAREQDRIIVTSDVNDFGALPSDSHAGIILLYDDTMPAYRVAAALIALVDAYPDRDAFTGREELDAWV, encoded by the coding sequence ATGTCCGAGTGGGTATTTCTGCTCGACGAAAATATCGACCCGAAAGTAGCGACGTATCTGGAGAAAGAAGCGCTGGATGCAACCCACGTTCGGGATACGCTTGGACAAGGTGCCGACGACGAAGCTGACGTACTTCCCTACGCTCGTGAACAGGACCGCATCATCGTAACGAGCGATGTGAACGATTTCGGCGCACTACCATCAGATTCTCACGCTGGAATCATTCTTCTGTACGACGATACGATGCCAGCCTACAGAGTCGCAGCAGCACTCATTGCACTTGTCGATGCGTATCCAGACCGAGACGCGTTCACTGGTCGTGAAGAACTAGACGCGTGGGTGTGA
- a CDS encoding tyrosine-type recombinase/integrase, with protein sequence MNAIPPHEAKNRYLKDKSTDVTDSTLSNYRTTLNGFCDWLCDEAGVKMLNTLTSDEIQQFKEWRLERVKTITLKTDMTCIKGFIHFCEHIDAVPEGMHQLVRVPKPNREDEVADSILTSDEATEILAYLEKHEYASLRHVIFSILWKTGMRRSSLYGLDKRDFEDGANPYLRVRHRPETETPLKNKSRGERDVRISDEAASVLRDYLRFNHPDDEDEHGRTPLLTSSHGKRCEPSTIQRNIYTVTRPCHYTGKCPMGRDLDECEATSYNTASKCPGSVSPHALRRGYVTEALNAGQPKDVTADRVDMSHEVMDKHYDKATKNEQMERREDYLVDV encoded by the coding sequence ATGAACGCAATCCCACCGCACGAAGCGAAGAACCGATACCTGAAAGACAAATCTACCGACGTAACCGACTCGACGCTGTCGAACTACCGCACTACGTTGAACGGATTCTGTGATTGGCTATGCGATGAGGCGGGAGTGAAGATGCTCAACACCCTGACGAGTGACGAGATTCAGCAGTTCAAGGAATGGCGGCTGGAACGTGTGAAGACCATCACGCTCAAAACCGATATGACCTGCATAAAGGGATTCATCCACTTCTGCGAACACATTGACGCTGTCCCTGAAGGGATGCATCAGTTGGTTCGCGTCCCAAAGCCGAACCGTGAGGACGAGGTTGCTGATAGCATTCTGACGAGCGATGAGGCAACCGAGATTCTGGCCTACCTCGAAAAGCACGAGTACGCGAGCCTGCGCCACGTCATCTTCTCGATTCTGTGGAAGACTGGAATGCGACGGAGTTCGCTTTACGGACTCGACAAACGTGACTTCGAGGACGGGGCGAACCCATACCTCCGCGTTCGTCATCGGCCAGAAACCGAAACGCCACTCAAGAACAAGAGTCGGGGAGAACGTGACGTGCGTATAAGCGATGAGGCCGCCAGTGTGCTACGTGACTATCTCCGGTTCAACCATCCCGATGATGAGGATGAACACGGACGCACGCCGCTACTCACGTCGTCTCACGGGAAACGATGCGAGCCGTCTACCATCCAGCGGAACATCTACACGGTGACTCGCCCCTGTCACTACACGGGGAAGTGTCCGATGGGACGCGACCTCGATGAGTGCGAAGCGACCTCGTACAATACCGCGAGCAAGTGTCCTGGCTCTGTGAGTCCTCACGCACTCCGACGTGGCTACGTCACCGAGGCGCTGAACGCAGGTCAACCAAAGGACGTGACTGCCGACCGTGTGGATATGAGCCACGAGGTGATGGATAAGCACTACGACAAGGCGACGAAGAACGAGCAAATGGAACGGCGGGAGGACTATCTCGTGGACGTGTAG
- a CDS encoding HpcH/HpaI aldolase family protein, producing the protein MSNEKKASQPANDLAATLNDGGVALGVLDNTYSPTLVEFYGELGIDFVWLDLEHGGPNPWDARQLEDLLRAAERTDVEVLLRLPDTDPTLVRKALDLGVRNVFLPRVESADEVRDAVRSARFRYDDGPGDRGLSSPRASRWGLADDYIATEDRETLVGVTIETKASIGNLDDILAVPELGFVFIGPLDLSVSLGYPGEIDHPKVQEAVETVRSTAVGAGVPVAGLGFGMDDVNEKVTNGYQMLNLGSTTGALKQVVTGWFDAYEGNDA; encoded by the coding sequence ATGAGTAACGAAAAGAAAGCTTCACAGCCAGCCAACGATCTCGCCGCTACCCTGAACGACGGAGGTGTCGCTCTCGGCGTACTCGACAATACGTACAGCCCGACGCTCGTGGAGTTCTACGGTGAACTCGGTATTGATTTCGTCTGGTTGGACCTCGAACACGGTGGACCGAACCCGTGGGATGCACGTCAGTTGGAAGACCTGCTCCGCGCAGCCGAACGAACGGATGTGGAAGTACTTCTCCGACTTCCCGATACGGATCCAACGCTCGTCCGGAAAGCGCTGGACCTCGGTGTGAGAAACGTGTTCCTCCCCCGCGTGGAAAGCGCCGACGAAGTCCGCGATGCGGTTCGGTCCGCACGGTTCCGTTACGACGACGGCCCCGGTGATCGGGGACTGTCCTCGCCACGGGCGTCTCGCTGGGGTCTCGCTGACGATTACATTGCGACCGAAGACAGGGAAACCCTCGTCGGTGTGACCATCGAGACCAAGGCATCAATCGGGAATCTGGATGACATCCTCGCTGTCCCGGAGCTGGGGTTTGTCTTCATCGGCCCGCTTGATCTCTCGGTGTCGCTCGGTTATCCCGGTGAAATCGATCACCCGAAAGTGCAGGAAGCCGTCGAGACGGTTCGATCGACGGCCGTCGGTGCGGGCGTCCCCGTTGCAGGCCTCGGATTCGGGATGGATGATGTCAACGAGAAAGTGACGAACGGCTACCAGATGCTGAACCTCGGGAGCACGACCGGGGCGCTCAAGCAGGTCGTCACAGGCTGGTTCGATGCCTACGAAGGGAACGACGCTTGA